The sequence below is a genomic window from Rhinopithecus roxellana isolate Shanxi Qingling chromosome 19, ASM756505v1, whole genome shotgun sequence.
ggagtgcagtggcattatcagagctcactgcagcctcaaagcaattttcttaccttggcctcccaaagtgttgggactacaggcctgagccaccacgtcccatccagttattttgaaatatacaataaattggccagatgcggtggctcatgcctgtaatcccagcactttgggaggcagaggtgggacgatcacttgaggccaagtattgaagaccagcctgggcaacataatgagacctctgcttctacaaaaattgtttttaaaataattaatttaaaaagatacaataCATTATTGGTAACTATCATCGTTGTATTGTGCCACCGAATACTGGATCTCATtcattctaactgtatttttgtacccatttcCCCCCCTCCCCagtacccttcccagcctctggtaaccatcattctgcaatctacattttgcttttttttttttttttttttttttgagatggagtctcactctgtcgcccagactggagtgcagtggggcaatcttggctcactgcaatctccacctcccgggttcaagcgattctcctgcctcagcctccccagtagctgggattacaggcacgcaccaccacgcccggctaatttgtgatttttagtagagacggggtttcactatgttgaccaggctggtctcgaactcctgacctcagatgatctgtctgccttggcctctcaaagttctgggattacaggcatgagccacggtgcccgacCATCTTCCAAAACTCAGCTGTGATGTCCCTCCTCCAGAACGCCTGACGACAGGACATGACTTTTTTTAATCCCCAGTGCCTAAACGTCTAAAGAGGTGAGGGGGTTGCCTAGGATCGGCCAGGCCTGGATATCAGCGAACAGATGGGGATTTCCACCAGGGGGCGCTAGGACGCCACGACCTTTCACTATGTGCACCAGGGGGCGCTGCCGCCCGCCTTGGCCATCCCGGGCTGGGAAGTCCGACCCTAGGATTAAGCCCCGCCTAATTGGGAAAGGCTCTGAGAaactatttgcattttcttgaaaGGGCCGCGCTGAATGGTTGAGGTAGATACGCCGACTGTGAAACAAGCTCTCTCATTGGCTTAAATTTCCCCCCTCGCTCTGCGTCGCCATCCCGGCCCCGCTGGACCCCGGCGACAGTAGGAAGCCGCGGGGTGGTGGCGAGAGAGGACCCAGGTGTCCCGGCAGTGGGCGCCGCAGGGCGCAGGCTGGGCCAAGGTGCAGGCGGCCAGGGTGGGAGACTGTTCGCCCCGCCCTgactcctcctctcttctctgcctgtccaggagttggagatgtGCAGCTAAAGAAAGCGCATCTGGGGACGGACACATCTGGCACTGCGGCCCTTGCCACCTGCCTCTCCACCCACCGAGGCCCTGGCGACCCTGGCCCCACCACGCTACCTTGAGGTAGGAAAAGGAGGCTCCTCAACCACAACTTCTGACCTCCCAGGGTGTCTCCCTCGGGCTTCTGAAGAGCTTAGTTTGCCCCTCTGGGAAGTGGATCCTTGGCTTATGGTGCCGGGGGTACCCTGGAGGCCCCCTCACACGAAGGCTGCTTCTTGCAGAGTCGCTCAAAAGTAGGGCCCCAGGGCTCGCAGCAGCATGGGCACCGAGAAAGAAAGCCCAGAGCCTGACTGCCAGAAacagttccaggctgcagtgagcgtcATCCAGAACCTGCCTAAGAACGGTGAGGCTGCGGGGACTCGCATTCAGGACGCCTGGGGTCTGACTCTGAAGAAAAAATGGTCCTGATCACTGCAGTTTTTACAGACAAGCCCCTGCCTGAGCTGTCCTGGGGGTCCCCTCCACTTCCTGCCCCAGTCCAGATGCCCTGGGTGGGACCCATCTCCACCTCTGCCCTTTCCAAGCGGGGTTCTCCCGCCCCTCCGCCCCTTGGAGCTGGGAGTGATGTTCTGCCCTGGCTTCCCAACTCTGCCCAGGTTCTTACCGCCCCTCCTATGAAGAGATGCTGCGATTCTACAGTTACTACAAGCAGGCCACCATGGGGCCCTGCCTGGTCCCCCGGCCTGGGTTCTGGGACCCCATTGGACGATATAAGTGGTGAGCTCCCGGCTGGCTGGGCAAACAAGCCTCAGCTGTCAAGCAGCCCTCTCACAGCCCTCTGCCCCCAGGGACGCCTGGAACAGTCTGGGCAAGATGAGCAGGGAGGAGGCCATGTCTGCCTACATCACTGAAATGAAACTGGTGGCACAGAAGGTAGGGGCTGTAGGTTCCCTGTCCCCAGGCTCCTGGACAGGTGGCCTGCCCCTTGCCCTTCCAGTTCTGACCCTCACTCCATTTCCTAAACATGGACCCCCTCATGGGAATCACCACCTTCATGTTACCCCCAGCCCTGCCTATCTTTGGCCCCTGACTGGGCACAGGGTGGAGGTGTGTGACAGGGCAGGAGCAGGGCAGAAGGGACAGGAGGCCACTCCCTCCCCAACAGACCCCCTCCCCCACAGGTGATCGACACAGTGCCCCTGGGTGAGGTGGCAGAGGACATGTTTGGTTACTTCGAGCCCCTGTACCAGGTGATCCCTGACATGCCGAGGCCCCCAGAGACCTTCCTGAGAAGGGTCGCAGGTCAGACTCCCAGGCTGGGAGCTCCAAAAGTGCTGAGTGAACTCGGGCTAGGTCTAGCCTGAGGTGGGCTGGGGGCAGAGGGCTCCAGGTGACATCCCTGTTGGAACCCCCACGCCCCTGAGAGGTGGATCTCAGGCAGCATCCACGGCTCATCCTGAATAGGGGCTTGATCACACTGGGAGGTGCCAacctctccccagccccacctctggGTGCTGTGTCTTGGCAGGTTGGAAAGACCAGGTTGTGAATGGAGATGCTGGGGCTGTTTCagagcctccctgcctccccaagGAACTGGCACCCCCAAGCCCAGGTGAGTGCTTGAGCAGGAGGGGTGGACCAAACCCAGGCTGGGGGAGGACTGGAGGGGAGAAGGCTGGATGCCACTGCTGTGCCCTCCACAGACACTGAGGCTTCCTGTGCTCCCAAAGGCAGGGACTGGGGTCTAGGATTCCTGTTCCAGGGCCTTGCTTCTGGCACACATCTGTGCCTCAGGTGGTAATATCTCCAGTGCCTTGTATCTCTAGTGTCTCCTAAACAGGTGCTTCTGTCCAGTGCACACCCCTGCTCTCCCTCCACAGCTTCCCTCTGGGCAGTAACTCTACCAATCCCTCCAGAGTCCCATCCATCCAGAGACCTGGACTCCGAGGTTTTCTGTGATTCCCTGGAGCAGCGGGAGCCTGAGCTGGTGAGACTAGTCCCCATTCCCCTTTTTCCCACCCTACTGTGCTCCCGCTCCCACCCTCAGCCCTCTGACTCATCTCAGCAGGTTTGGGCAGAGCAGCGGGCAGCATCTGGAGGAAAGCGTGATCCCAGGAACAGCCCCGTGCCCCCTACAGAGAAAGGTGAGCTCCTGCCCAACCTTTCACCCACTTCTGCCTTTTCTTGTGGTCTTGGCATCCCAGGCCTTCTCTTGGCTGCCTTTCTAGGGCAGAGGTGAAAGTCCATTGCTGGGCACTGAGCGAGAAGCCTCTGTCCAGGAAGGACTGCCAATCAGCCAGATACCTGCCTGGGTAGGCAAAGTCCCCGCCCTCCCTCCTGTCCCCAAAGGGCACCCAGGAGTCTGTACCTTCTGCAGGTGCTGAGTAAGGCCAGCGGGATGGGAGTCCTAGCCCAGCTCTCCCACCTACAGctgcacagcctcaggaagtcatCTATACTCTCTGGAACCCCCATTTGGAAATCTCAGAAGACAATGAGTTCTGCCCTCTTCCCTTCTAGAACTCCTGTTGTGTGTCAGGTCCTGTATGGACATTTTCAAAAGTATCTCCTTTATTCCTCTGATCAAGCAGCCCTGTGAAGGAGATGACATCTTCTCCTAATTTTTAGATGACAAAATGATGCCCAGAGAAGTTAATGACTTTGGCCGGGCttaatggctcacgcctggaatccagcactttgggaggccaaggcaggcagatcacctgaggtcaggagtttgagacaagcctggccaacatggtgaaaccctgtcgctactaaaaatacaaatattagccaggtgtggtgggcacctatagtcccagctattcgggaggctgaggcaggagaatcgcttgaatccaggaggcagagatggcagtgagccgagatcattgtgccactgcactccagtctgggcgacagagcaagactgtctcaaaaaaaaaaaagaaaaaaaagttagtgaGTTGATCTGCGTCATAAGCGGCCATGCTGGGATTAAACCTCCAGCAGCCCATTACTCAGCTACATAAATGGACTTTGCAAGAATCACACTTGGTCCAGGGATTGGGTTGCACTCCCACACTTTCCTGGGCTTGCCCCAGCCTGCCGCCCCACTGCCCAGAGCTGAACTGCCTCCTGAGCCCCCTTCCCTGTGTGTCTGTGCTCCGCAGAGGGGAGCACAGCGGGGCCCCAGGAGTTGGATGTGTGGCTGCTGGGGACAGTTCGAGCACTACAGAAGAGCATGCAGGAGGTGCAGGCGAGGGTGCAGAGCCTGGAGAGCATGCCCCGGCCCCCCAAGCAGGTGAGTCCCCCACCCCATCGGACAAGATGATGGCAGATTCTGGTCTCTATTCTGGGCTCCTCATCCAGCcacttttgtttttgtcctcACGCCTCCACCTGCCCACATCTCTCTCCAGAGAATGGCGTGGCTCCTGCAGCAGAcaggaggtgggggtgagggtggagggggCTGACGTGCTTCCACTCTGAAGGCAGAGTGGGCCGGGCCCTTTGCCGttctcccctccctctgcctggagagaAGCTAAGCCTCAGGACTAAACCCGCGTGGGAAGGGTCATGATGTGTCTGCTCTGGGCACTGAGGATGTTGGTCCCTGTTGTCCCTCTGTCAGGTCTACTATTCCCAGAATTAGGATTTGCCCCAAATGGTTCAGCCCTTGCATCCCTCTCAACTCCTAGCTCTGCTTGCCCCTGACACTTGGGCTCCTGGGCTTCTGCAAACTAAATAACAGCTGCCATTGCTGGAGCCCCGCTAGGCGCCAAACACTCATGGGCATCTTCCCACTGAATTCACACAACAGCCCTAGGGATAGAGTTTCTTTTCACCTCCGTTTCAGAGAGGGAAACTAAGGCTCCAAAGGGCTAATTTGCCTGAGGGCACATAGCCTGGGAGAGCCTCTCTGAGCTGCTGTGAGGATTCAACCATGCATGTTGGTGCTTCCGTGGTGCCCACCACACAGAAAGCCTTCTCCAGTCAGTTCTGTTGCTACTATTGCTGTTAATATTAACACTAAGCGATGGAGTTGGCAGTGGTCCCTAGTCTGTCTGCCTGCAAAGCTGGTACCCACCATTAACTGTGAGTGGGTCTGTTCTTGAAAAGCCTGAggtggtgggggcaggagagggctggATTCCCAGAGGTGAGGGATCTCTGGGGTGACCTCTAACCCACTCAGCACAGCGGGGGTGAGCCCACAGCAGCAGGATTTCCTCAGATCCACGATGGCTAACTTTTCAACACAGCCCCTCCCCCTCAACAgggcttgctttcttttctttttttctgtttttgtttgtttgtttgtttgttttttgattttgagatgaagtcttgctctgtcgcccaggctggagtagagtgatatcggctcactgcaacctcagcctcctgggttcaagtgattctccagcctccagagtagctggtactacaggtggcaccaccatgcccggctaatttttgtatttttagtagagacggcgtttcaccatggtccccaggatggtatcaatctcttgaccttgtgatccacccgcctcagcctcccaaagtgctgggattacaggtgtgagccaccacgccaggtccccttttctttttttcctaccaTTTACTACTTTTAAATGTTGAAGATTTTAAAGTAGATTacaggccagcatggtggctcacacctgtaatcccagcactttgggaggctgaggagggaggatctcttgagactgggagttcaacaccagcctgggcaacatagcaagatcctgtctcaaacaaacaaacaaaaaaacagattataAACATCATGATGTTCCACCCCGAAAGAGTTGGGTTCATATCTctcaaaataggctgggcgtggtggctcacgcctgtaatcctagcaatttgcagacctgcctggtcaacatggcgaaaccccgtctctactaaaaatacaaaacttagccgggcgaggtggcaggcacctgtaatcccagctactcaggaggctaaggcaggagaatcacttgaaactgggaggcagaggttgcagtgagccgagattgtgccattgcactccaacctaagttacagagcaagactccgtcttaaaaacaaaaaaatatatctcTGAAAATAAGAACATTCTACCTAGCCCAAACATCATATTACACacaattattaatttctttttttttttttttttttttttttttttttttttttttgaggcggagtcttgctctgtcgcccaggctggagtgcagtggccggatctcagctcactgcaagctccgcctcccgggttaccgccattctcctgcctcagcctcccaagtagctgggactacaggcgcccaccacctcgcccggctagttttttgtatttttagtagagacggggtttcactgtgtttgccaggatggtcttgatctcctaaccttgtgatccgcccgtctcggcctcccaaagtgctgggattacaggcttgagccaccgcgcccggcctattaatttcttaatatcatcAGATATCCAATCTAAATTCCAACTTCTCCAGTTATCCCGAAACTACCTTTTCCAACTGCTGTTTTTCCAGTCTAGGACCACACATTGCATCTGTTCCCCTTTCAATTCTCTGTTAATCTAGCTTAGTCCTTCTCCTTGCTGTTGACTTGCTGACCAGTCTGAGCTGGTGTCCTATAGAATGTTGCACCTTTTGGGTCTAATTACATCCTCATGGGTGATTCCTCGATATACATTTCCTGTGAACTGGAGATTAGATCTAAACACTGGATTAGAGTCAAATTAAacatttgggccgggcacggtggctcacagctgtaatcccagtactttgggaggctgaggcaggcagattgcttgagcctaggagtttgagaccagcctgggcaacatagtgagaccctgtctccacaaaatatatttttaaaaattagctgggaatggactgaagcaggaggatcgcttgagcccaggagattgagactgcagtgaactatcatggtgtcattgcactccagcctgggcgacagagtgagaccttgtctcaaaaaaacacaaaacgcAAAAAACCACAACATTTTGGACCAGACTACATCAGAGGTGATGTTTTTTCATGGCAGAGGACACATACTATCTGGATGTTCCACCATTAGTAACTCTAGCATGGACCACTGGCATGGTTGAAGGGAGTCTGATCCCACCATTGTAAAGTCATGTTTTGCTCCTGCAGTCAGATAATATCCAGTCCCGCATCAACTCCATTTGCCAGTTTTTGACAATTGCTAATCCTTGCCTGAGTCAATAATTTAGTGATTGCCAAAAAAAAGCTGACTTTTAAATGCTATGATTCCTTTAACATCTATTAGCTATCATTTGTGTACTGTTTCCCTTATCATCTTGAGTTTCCCTGAAATACAGTGGAAAGGAAGGATAAAtgcttcattctttctctgtagttacctatttttaaagtaagaaattggggccgggcgcggtggctcaagcctgtaatcccagcactttgggaggccgaaacgggtagatcacgaggtcaggagatcgagaccatcctggctaacacagtgaaaacccgtctctactaaaaaatacaaaaaactagctgggcgaggtggcgggcgcctgtactcccagctactcgggaggctgaggcaggagaatggcgtgaacccgggaggcggagcttgcagtgagctgagatctggccactgcactccagcctgggccacagagcgagactccgtctcaaaaaaaataaaaataaaaaaaaagtaagaaattaatttaggctaggtatggtggctcacacctgtaatcccagcactttgggaggctgaggtgggcgggtagatcacccaaggtcaggagtttgagaccagcctgaccaacatggtgaaaccccatctctactaaaaatacaaaaattagctgggcatggtggcaggcctctgtaatcccagctactcaggaggctgaggcaggagaatcgcttgaacccaggaggcggaagttgcagtgagccgagattatgccgcCACgttctagcctggatgacagagcaagactccatctcaacaaaaaaggaaaaagaaaaaaaaaaaaggaaaagaaagaaattaatttaaaagccaCCTACCTAAATGGTGACAAAATTCCAGTTTTCTCTTGAGTATCACTGTGGGCTCATGGATTTCACAGATTCCGTATTCCCAGGAGCCACagtccttcttcttcttcttctttctttcttctttcttctttcttctttcttctttcttcttcttcttcttcttcttcttcttcttcttcttctttcttttttttgagatagagtctcactctgtcagtcagactagagtgcagtggcgcaatcttggctcactgcaacctccgcctcccggttcaagcaattctctgcctcagcctcccgagtagctgggattacaggtgcctgccaccatgcccggctaatttttttgtatttttagtagagacagggtttcaccatgttggccaggctggtcttgaactcctgacctcgcgatctgcccgcctcggcctcccaaagtgctgggatgacaggtgtgagccaccgcgcccggtctgcCCCAgtcattctttttgatgctcaGTCACAACTCTGGCCATTCGAGACCCTTTCAAACCGGGTCCTATGTTCTTATAACACGACCTGATGAATCTTTAAAAGCGGCCTTGCTTTCCTGGTACAAGGCGCCCCACATTCACTCCCACCTTCCCTGCCCTAGGCCTGGAATCAACCACTTCTCCAAGGAGCCTTGGCTCCTTTTTAGTGGAGAATGATAGTTGGAAACTAAAATCTGGGTACCCAGGGCTCTCATTTGAAACATGTGGCACATCCTTAACGACAGAGGCCTTCAGGTAATACCAACGGCCATTGCTGTGTGGCCCAGAGAAGATGGCATGGAAGCCGCTCCCTCTATCCACAGCCCTTCCAGCCTCTCTGGACACTGGGATTGCCCTGGGAAGGAAGATGTGGGAGGGAGTTGGCATTCAACCTGTCAGGACCACCTGGGGGCCACTTCCCTTCTAGTGTTGCAGACTTGGGGCAGGGTCTTTCCAGTCTCCCACTGAATTGGAAGCAGGTTCCTAGGGAGGTTGTGCTGAGGCCTGGACTGGCCTCTGACTCCTTCCCTCTTGGCTGCAGAGGCCTGCAGCCCAGGCCCAGTGCTCGGCCATGGCCCCTTGGGCTCCCGGGGCCCACgctgctcttcttcctcctgtgGCCCTTCGTCGTCCAGTGGCTCTTCCGAATGTTTCGGACCCAAAAGAGGTGACTGTCAGTGGACGGGTCTCTGTAGCCAACTAAGACTATGTTATGTGCCATGAGCCTTCCTAGGGTTTAGAAGAACAGCATTCAAAATTCCCCCTCCTGTCAGTGTTTGCCTTCGCACCTCCTCCCCTAACGCAGCGCGGGGTGCAAATAAGACCCCACCCCTCCCTGCACCTTCACAGGGACGCTTCCTTCCCTCCCCGCAACCACCCCAGGCTTCCCTGGGAGGCTGCAGTTGTGGTGCACGTCCCCGGTGCTGGGTTGGCCGTGACTCGGGGGCGGGGCTATCGGGTCTcagcccctgccctccccaccctctgGGTCACCTGACTCTCTTCCCACCCCTGCTTCTCCCCGAGGAGGTTCAGCTCTTGGGCAAGTTGGGACTCGGGCCGGCGCCTGGAAGAATGATTGGCTGGGAGGCTGCGGGAGGGAGGCCAGGAGGCCCCGACCAGTTGAGTGAGCAGGCCCCGGGGGAGGGGGATGAGCGCAGTTTGCTCGCCTTCCTCCCCTGCCGGCCCCCTCCGCCCCCACACACACTCAGGACGTCTTCACTGAAGATTCACTTACAAACGAATGTTTCActcaataaaagaaaaccataatCTTCTACTGTCTGGTCCCCTACGGAGGGAGCGGGGAGCGGGGCCTGGAGCGGGAGAAGCACAAGTCCTTTTCCTGCTCCCCACCCAGTGCCCCCTTGATGGCCCTGAAAGAAGGCCGGCGGTTGGTGATTCTGAATGGGGAATATTTTCCCTCCTCCCTGGGCAAGCGAAGGGAAAACAGGCCTCGgtgtggaggggagagggaagggaaccAAGGGTGGCCCGGGTCGGGAGGGGAGCACCCTTGGGAGGGCGGAGCCAACGGGGGCGGGCCGAGGGCGCGGCCCTGCCCGCTGCCCCGTCGGGGACGCGGGGTCCCAGCGAGCTGGGGGTGGCGGGGAGGAGCGGAGCAGGGCTGGGCGGGGTCGAGGAGCTGGTTTGGCCCCCGCCCGAAGGGGACGGCGGCAGCTCTAGCTCCGCGCCCCGGGCGTAGGGATGGGGTTCCGAGCCCCAGGCTCCAGAAATGTCCGCTGCCCCCTACTCAGCTGCCTGTTCCCAGTGCCTCACCTTGATCTCTGGGCCTGGGCCTTCCCAGGGAATtttctggaaggccaaggcccgGCGAGAACCTCGTCGTCGCCCAGCCTTGAGTAGAGGGCAGGACCCTGCGCGCCTGGAAGCCCCGGTCGGGGTGGGCCGAGCGCCCGCGTGCAGTCGCCTTCCGGGGGGTACAGGCCAGAGGCTTTGGCCTCCCTCTGTCAGCACCAGCTCTGTCGTCGTGGGCCGCCTTGGCTCAAACCACGGCCTGGCCCGTATTCAACAGCGAAACTGGCCGCTCTGGGCGCCGCCTGGTGCCAGCGCCTCCAAGTCCACTGGCCAGGGTCCCTACCAGAGTCCCCCGCCGCTGCCACCACCTGGGCCCTAGGACCTTCCTACCCCTGGGCAAGGAAGAGGCAGTTCTGAAGGTCCCTGGCTGAGATCCTTAAACTCTTGAGTTCCCTGTCAGCCTCTAGTCTTGACCACCGCCCCAGGCTTGGCCATCATTAACCCCACTGGAAGCCACAGTCACTCTTTAGTCGTCAGTCCTTTCCAAGCCGGGAAGGCATCCCTGAGGCTAGACGGTGCGCTCTGCACCGCTCAGCCCAGGGACACAAGCACAGGCTGAATAGCCCCTGTGATATGGCTGGACTGCAGCAAGCAGGACAGACAACAGCAGGGCCACCTTGGTGGGGGATGCAGGTCCAGGGCTGAAGCCAGCTCCACCACTTGCACAGTAGCTGTGGAACTTggacaagatttttttttgttattttgagaccgAATCTGGCtttgttgtcaggctggagtgcagtagtgcgatctgggctcactgcaacctctgcctcccaggttcaagcgattctcctgcctcagcctcccgggagtagctgggactacaggcacatgccaccacgcccagctaattttttgtatttttagtagagatgaggttcaccgtgttagccaggatggtctcgatctcctgacctcatgatcaaagtgctgggattacaggtgtgcgcccccgcgcccggcccttggGGAAGATTCTTAACTGCTCTGGGCTTGGGTGGCCTTGTTTGTGAAATAGGGTTGATCTCTTCTTCATAAGGCAGTCCTCGGGTTTACCAGTGATGGGGCATGTTAAATGTCTGGCAAAGGGTTAGAACCCAGCTAATAGTAAAGTTGCCTGGCCCCTTGACAGAATTCTAGAATTCCACAAGCTATTCCTCAGTCCACCTCTCCTCCAATATGACAAATGAGACCATACAATGGAGCCCAGTCCAGGACACTGAGGCTGGGCTCAGCTGTACCTTCCAAATGCCCCAAATTGGGGTACCCCAGAATCATCTGGAGTCTGAAGATGTGGTAACAATTTGGAGGTCTCTGTGATAACCAAGTTCTCTGCAAAACCCCTTTTTCCTCCAGGAGTGCTCTGAGGGGCAGTTCTTGGTCTCAGGAAGCCTGCTAAGGGATGAAGCCACACAGAGTGGGGAGCTTTTCAGGTGGACCCGAGTTCTTGGAAGCCCAGAGAAAACAAACGAAAGTGTTCATTTCAGAATACATAGCTGTGCCCAGAGGCCCGCGTGCTTGCTTGCAGCTCCCCTTAGAGGCATCTACATTGGCCATGCCCATCACCACTGGCCCCCGCCCCCCAATATCTCATACTGCCCAGAGCCACCGAGGTCCCAGACTAGCCCTTTCCTGGCACATAATGCTTGGTCTTCCTAAAATGCCcctcttcggccgggcgcggtggctcaagcctgtaatcccagcactttgggaagcccagacgggcggatcacgaggtcaggagatcgagagcatcctggctaacacggtgaaaccccgtctctactaaaaaatacaaaaaaaaaaaaaaaaactagccgggcgaggtggcgggcgcctgtagtcccagctactcgggaggctgaggcaggagaatggcgtgaacccgggaggcggagcttgcagtgagctgaccgtcctggctaatacggtgaaaccccgtctctacttaaaaatacaaaaactagccgggcgaggtggcggcgcttgtagtcccagctactcgggaggctgaggcaggagaatggcgtgaacccgggaggcggagcttgcagtgagctgagatccggccactgcactccagcctgggcgacagagcgagactccgtctcaaaaaaaaagaaaaaaaaaaaaaaaaaaaaaaaaaaaaaaaaaaaaaatgcccctcTTCATGCCACTTTGCCTGAAAGTTCTTCATCCTTCAGAGCCAGCCAGGAAGTCACTTGCTCCTGACACTTGTCCATAATTCCCAACTCCCACGCACTCAGCTCATTGGCTCCCACCGGGATTTCCCTCACTTGCCATTTTGGCTGGCTGTGGTCTGATGGCCTCCACAGTCCATGAGCAACTTGAAGGCAAGGATGGCATCCCACCCCTCTTTGTACCCTCCTGGATGCCAAATGATACAGGGGCCGAATAAGGTTGA
It includes:
- the ACBD4 gene encoding acyl-CoA-binding domain-containing protein 4 isoform X7, yielding MLRFYSYYKQATMGPCLVPRPGFWDPIGRYKWDAWNSLGKMSREEAMSAYITEMKLVAQKVIDTVPLGEVAEDMFGYFEPLYQVIPDMPRPPETFLRRVAGWKDQVVNGDAGAVSEPPCLPKELAPPSPVSPKQVLLSSAHPCSPSTASLWAVTLPIPPESHPSRDLDSEVFCDSLEQREPELQVWAEQRAASGGKRDPRNSPVPPTEKEGSTAGPQELDVWLLGTVRALQKSMQEVQARVQSLESMPRPPKQRPAAQAQCSAMAPWAPGAHAALLPPVALRRPVALPNVSDPKEEVQLLGKLGLGPAPGRMIGWEAAGGRPGGPDQLSEQAPGEGDERSLLAFLPCRPPPPPHTLRTSSLKIHLQTNVSLNKRKP